Proteins encoded in a region of the Acipenser ruthenus chromosome 11, fAciRut3.2 maternal haplotype, whole genome shotgun sequence genome:
- the LOC117426286 gene encoding splicing factor, suppressor of white-apricot homolog isoform X2, with translation MYRRGVSKKDQKAVNSKKKNDSGGKFAELLVFGYACKVFRDDERAHYHEQGKHLIPWMGDKSIMIDRYDGRGHLHDLSEYDAESWNRDYHLSEEEARIEALCDEERYLALHTDLLEEEARQEEEYKRLSEALADEGTYNAVGFQYSADYYDPSQPTEEEELAKEAAEQEPEESEEPFIAPPGLSVAPDVELPATTKMHAIIERTASFVSKQGAQFEIMLKAKQSRNSQFDFLRFDHYLNPYYKHILKAMKEGRYISQTETKPDENQNSGTDDTDDDEDGCYLHPSLFASKKCNRLEELMKPLQVMDPDHPLAALVRKAQQDNNAATKKAEESLAAAAAAAAAASATAQAEYPTDPTVAAMYYGYYMLPDGTYCLAPPPPGVDVNAYYSSLPAGILPTSSGVVAPPPPGTTPPPPPAAVEVPNRTVSTQAATVPTSSQAPVAAIIPPPPDTQPVIDKLAEYVARNGLKFETSVRAKNDTRFEFLQPWNQYNAYYEFKKQYFRLKEGGSMIESLTASDSENETSVSPQESAVLSISDTESLITKAVNCSSDIPANEGKLIKASFAPISFAIKAKENDLLPLEKNRVKLDDDSDEEEGEKDGQENPSSGVVKEAPVIEEKKPQLTPEELEAKQAKQKLEDRLSAAAREKLAQASKESKEKQLQAERKRKAALFLQNLKNPLAEPEAKKAEDSPARAEEIVEVSAATSVGSKVFAAAESKSSNKKSGKRKDSLRDREKEKKKKKHKKRSRSRSRSRSRSHSRSKAKHALPSAYRTVRKSRSRSRTPNRRRDRSSERRCEEKERERCVPSAYRISNGPGFSKKRSRSRSPHEKRKKRSSKSQIKSKAQSRSQSSSPKQASNKKPASAHSTSISPVESRDSSQERSRGESQEKDKPVSSPFVSSVQTKITQDMMAKVRAMLAASKDLQASSS, from the exons ATGTATCGCCGCGGCGTGAGTAAGAAGGATCAAAAGGCTGTGAATTCTAAGAAGAAAAATGACAGCGGTGGTaaatttgccgagctgctggtgTTCGGATACGCGTGTAAGGTGTTCCGGGACGATGAGAGGGCTCACTACCACGAGCAGGGCAAGCACCTTATCCCATGGATGGGGGACAAGAGCATCATGATTGATAG GTACGATGGGCGCGGGCATTTACATGACCTCTCTGAATACGATGCAGAATCATGGAATCGCGACTACCATCTCTCAGAGGAGGAGGCCAGAATCGAGGCCCTGTGTGATGAGGAGAGGTATTTAGCCTTACATACGGACTTGCTTGAGGAAGAGGCAAGGCAAG AGGAAGAATATAAGCGCCTGAGTGAGGCCTTGGCTGACGAGGGCACCTATAATGCAGTGGGGTTTCAATATAGTGCTGATTACTACGACCCCTCACAGCCCACAGAAGAGGAGGAGTTAGCCAAAGAGGCTG CAGAACAGGAACCAGAAGAGAGTGAAGAGCCATTCATTGCACCCCCTGGACTCAGTGTAGCCCCTGATGTGGAGCTG cCTGCAACAACTAAAATGCATGCAATCATTGAGCGCACAGCCAGTTTCGTCAGCAAACAAGGAGCTCAGTTTGAGATCATGCTGAAAGCCAAGCAGTCCCGGAACTCCCAGTTTGATTTCTTGCGCTTTGATCACTACCTGAACCCTTACTACAAGCACATCCTGAAGGCCATGAAGGAGGGCAGGTACATCTCGCAGACTGAGACCAAACCAGACGAGAACCAGA ATTCTGGAACAGATGACACAGACGATGATGAAGATGGGTGTTACCTTCATCCCAGTCTCTTTGCCTCTAAAAAGTGCAACAGACTTGAAGAACTTATGAag CCATTGCAAGTAATGGATCCAGACCACCCTTTGGCAGCCTTGGTCCGGAAAGCCCAGCAAGACAACAATGCAGCAACAAAGAAAGCAGAAGAGAgtttagcagcagcagcagcagcagcagcggcggccTCAGCAACCGCACAAGCAGAGTACCCTACAGACC caacaGTAGCTGCAATGTATTATGGGTACTACATGCTGCCTGATGGGACCTACTGCCTTGCCCCTCCTCCTCCCGGGGTAGACGTCAACGCCTACTACAGCTCTCTGCCCGCTGGAATTTTACCAACCTCTTCAGGAGTGGTGGCCCCTCCCCCTCCGGGCACCACACCCCCACCTCCCCCGGCTGCAGTTGAGGTCCCCAATAGGACGGTTTCTACTCAAGCAGCCACTGTGCCAACAAG ttccCAAGCCCCAGTTGCTGCCATTATTCCCCCGCCTCCAGACACCCAGCCTGTCATTGACAAGCTCGCTGAGTATGTTGCAAGGAATGGGTTAAAATTTGAAACCAGTGTCCGTGCCAAGAATGATACAAG GTTTGAATTCCTGCAGCCCTGGAACCAGTATAATGCATATTATGAATTCAAGAAGCAGTATTTCCGCCTGAAGGAAGGAGGCAGTATGATAGAG agcCTGACTGCTTCAGATTCTGAAAACGAAACGTCTGTTTCTCCTCAAGAATCGGCTGTCTTAAGCATTTCAGACACAGAAAGCCTGATAACCAAGGCAGTAAACTGCTCATCTGACATACCAGCTAATGAGGGCAAACTAATTAAAG CCTCCTTTGCCCCCATAAGTTTTGCTATCAAAGCGAAAGAAAATGATCTCCTTCCACTTGAGAAGAACCGAGTGAAGCTGGATGACGACAGTGACgaagaggagggggagaaggatggTCAAGAGAACCCCAGCTCTGGGGTAGTCAAGGAGGCTCCGGTTATAGAGGAGAAGAAACCACAGCTTACACCGGAGGAGCTGGAGGCAAAACAGG CTAAACAGAAGCTGGAGGACAGACTGTCAGCTGCAGCCCGGGAGAAGCTAGCCCAGGCCTCAAAGGAATCCAAGGAGAAACAGCTGCAGGCAGAGCGCAAGAGAAAAGCCGCCCTCTTCTTGCAGAACCTCAAAAATCCGCTGGCAGAACCTGAAGCGAAGAAAGCTGAAGACAGCCCTGCTCGGGCAGAG gagaTTGTTGAAGTTTCTGCCGCCACATCCGTTGGATCAAAAGTTTTCGCAGCGGCAGAATCAAAATCCTCCAACAAGAAGTCGGGTAAAAGGAAAGATTCCTTGCGTGATCGAGAaaaggagaagaaaaagaaaaagcacaagAAGAGGTCTCGTTCCAGATCTCGATCCCGCTCCAGATCCCACTCACGTTCCAAAGCCAAGCACGCGCTTCCAAGCGCCTATAGGACTGTACGGAAGTCAAG ATCCAGGTCAAGGACTCCCAATAGAAGACGAGATCGCTCTTCAGAAAGAAGATGTGAGGAAAAAGAAAGGGAGAGATGTGTCCCCAGTGCTTATCGGATCAGTAACGGCCCAGGCTTCAGCAAGAAACGCTCAAGGTCAAG GTCTCCTCATGAAAAGAGAAAGAAGAGAAGCTCAAAGTCGCAGATAAAATCTAAAGCTCAGTCCCGTTCACAGTCCTCTTCCCCGAAGCAGGCTTCCAATAAGAAACCAGCTTCCGCACATTCTACCAGTATATCTCCTGTGGAGAGCAGAGACTCCAGCCAGGAGCGATCCAG GGGAGAATCTCAGGAAAAAGACAAACCAGTATCCTCACCTTTTGTCTCCTCTGTTCAAACTAAAATCACTCAG GATATGATGGCCAAAGTAAGAGCAATGTTGGCTGCTTCAAAAGATTTACAAGCTAGCAGCTCCTGA